The Leucobacter chromiiresistens genome has a window encoding:
- a CDS encoding carbon-nitrogen hydrolase family protein, translating into MSEFRLTVAQFSATLDVARNRELSVSLIAQAAPSSDLVVIPENAMYSDPAKEQPDSGYSEALDGDFVTALREAAERGGTHVVAGFTETNPGGHPYNTLVHIAPTGELDGIYRKIHLYDAFGYRESDSVTAASADTPLTFAVNGITVGAATCYDLRFPEMARWLVDHGADVLVYPAAWAVGPMKELHWESLLRARAIENTTYVAAAGQTGPHCTGQSQIIDPLGIMRASAGEEADAFATAVISSDRVAQVRSTNPCLENRRFVVGPQA; encoded by the coding sequence ATGAGCGAGTTCCGCCTCACCGTCGCCCAGTTCTCCGCCACCCTCGACGTCGCCCGCAACCGCGAACTCTCGGTCTCGCTGATCGCGCAGGCGGCGCCCAGCTCCGACCTCGTCGTGATCCCCGAGAACGCCATGTACTCCGATCCCGCCAAGGAGCAGCCCGACTCCGGGTACTCCGAAGCCCTCGACGGCGACTTCGTCACCGCGCTGCGCGAAGCCGCCGAGCGCGGCGGCACCCACGTCGTCGCCGGATTCACCGAGACGAACCCCGGCGGGCACCCCTACAACACGCTCGTGCACATCGCCCCTACGGGCGAACTCGACGGCATCTACCGCAAGATCCACCTCTACGACGCCTTCGGATACCGGGAATCCGACTCGGTGACGGCGGCGAGCGCCGACACCCCGCTCACCTTCGCGGTGAACGGCATCACCGTCGGCGCCGCGACCTGCTACGACCTGCGCTTCCCCGAGATGGCGCGCTGGCTCGTCGACCACGGCGCCGACGTGCTCGTCTACCCCGCCGCGTGGGCCGTCGGGCCGATGAAGGAGCTGCACTGGGAGTCGCTGCTGCGCGCCCGCGCCATCGAGAACACGACGTACGTCGCCGCCGCCGGCCAGACCGGTCCGCACTGCACCGGCCAGAGCCAGATCATCGACCCGCTCGGCATCATGCGCGCCTCGGCCGGCGAGGAGGCCGATGCGTTCGCCACCGCGGTCATCAGCTCCGACCGCGTCGCACAGGTGCGCAGCACCAACCCGTGCCTCGAGAACCGCCGCTTCGTCGTCGGCCCGCAGGCCTGA
- a CDS encoding GntR family transcriptional regulator — MQLIPDVSHARFGGWSVKAPLPPGVRPPGVKAADYAYGYLKNLIITLELAPQTVITENEIALATGVSRTPVREAFSRLQSEQLLTLIPHRGALVPEITLRAIQEQAVTRVVLEGHGVKWVCEHRVPIAERLFHLIDEQRTILEDDPERVVDMVVTDKEFHWTLVQATGNTEFAQLYNSIHDRQVRIGIAMFQAVPSRRCSAVDQHLEIAQAIEQFDLETATSLLESHLVGSLDEVSGIFRN; from the coding sequence ATGCAGCTCATCCCGGATGTATCGCACGCCCGGTTCGGCGGCTGGTCGGTCAAGGCGCCGCTGCCGCCGGGCGTGCGGCCGCCCGGCGTCAAAGCTGCGGACTACGCCTACGGATACCTGAAGAACCTCATCATCACGCTCGAGCTCGCGCCGCAGACCGTCATCACGGAGAACGAGATCGCGCTGGCCACGGGAGTCTCCCGCACCCCGGTGCGGGAGGCCTTCTCCCGCCTCCAATCCGAGCAGCTCCTCACCCTCATCCCGCATCGCGGGGCGCTCGTGCCCGAGATCACGCTGCGGGCGATCCAGGAACAGGCGGTCACCCGCGTCGTGCTCGAGGGGCACGGGGTGAAGTGGGTGTGCGAGCATCGCGTGCCCATCGCCGAGCGCCTGTTCCACCTCATCGACGAGCAGCGCACGATCCTCGAGGACGACCCCGAGCGCGTCGTCGACATGGTGGTCACCGACAAGGAGTTCCACTGGACCCTCGTGCAGGCGACGGGCAACACGGAGTTCGCGCAGCTCTACAACTCCATCCACGATCGCCAGGTGAGGATCGGCATCGCCATGTTCCAGGCGGTGCCCTCACGGCGGTGCTCGGCCGTCGACCAGCATCTCGAGATCGCCCAGGCGATCGAGCAGTTCGACCTCGAGACCGCGACCTCGCTGCTGGAGTCGCACCTCGTCGGCAGCCTCGACGAGGTGTCGGGCATCTTCCGCAACTAG